From the Flavimarina sp. Hel_I_48 genome, one window contains:
- a CDS encoding PUR family DNA/RNA-binding protein: MGKNDMKGNEEIFSKVLRAGRRTYFFDVRATRAEDYYLTITESKKFTNEDGSFHYKKHKIYLYKEDFEGFNAILNEMTDYILDEKGEEVISDRHQSDYVSPASENEIELETPTSAKTFTDVSFDDI; encoded by the coding sequence ATGGGCAAGAATGACATGAAGGGGAATGAAGAAATTTTCTCAAAAGTATTGCGCGCAGGCAGACGCACCTATTTTTTTGATGTACGCGCAACCCGTGCAGAAGATTATTATCTGACCATTACAGAAAGTAAAAAGTTCACTAATGAGGATGGGTCTTTTCACTACAAAAAGCATAAAATCTATCTTTATAAGGAGGATTTTGAAGGGTTCAATGCAATTTTGAACGAAATGACAGATTATATTCTCGATGAAAAAGGGGAAGAAGTCATTAGCGATCGTCACCAGAGTGATTATGTTTCACCAGCCTCTGAGAATGAAATAGAACTGGAAACCCCTACTTCTGCAAAAACTTTTACTGATGTAAGTTTTGACGATATTTAA
- a CDS encoding transcription antitermination protein NusB — translation MLNRRHIRIKVMQALYALSQAENNNLIKEEKFLRSSIAQMYDLYLVMVDLIIEVHAHAIEYQERSQQKMLATAEDKNPNRRFVDNELLVKLAANEELKKELEQRKLNNWRLDSEYVNIIFEELLQSDIYKIYMEKAQTSFKEDRAFVIEFFSELIAPNDKLYDYLEDYRITWTDDFPVINTTIVKKLGKIKPNSPETSILPKLYKDAEDEHFARNLLRRSVENDSMLEAEIEGNTPNWDQDRIAILDKILLKMALGEFLLFSSIPIKVTINEYLELAKEYSTPKSSVFINGVLDRLVKQYANEKRLNKIGRGLVE, via the coding sequence ATGCTCAACAGACGGCATATTCGTATTAAAGTCATGCAGGCGCTCTATGCGCTTTCCCAAGCTGAAAATAACAATTTAATTAAAGAAGAGAAATTTTTAAGGTCGAGTATTGCCCAGATGTACGACCTTTATCTGGTCATGGTAGATCTTATCATTGAAGTGCATGCGCATGCCATTGAATACCAGGAACGGTCACAGCAAAAAATGCTGGCCACTGCTGAAGATAAAAATCCCAACCGTCGCTTTGTGGATAATGAGCTGCTGGTAAAACTTGCAGCTAATGAGGAGCTTAAAAAAGAACTCGAACAAAGAAAACTCAACAACTGGAGGCTTGACAGTGAATATGTAAACATCATTTTTGAAGAGTTACTGCAGAGTGATATTTACAAGATCTATATGGAGAAAGCGCAAACTTCTTTCAAAGAAGATCGTGCTTTTGTCATAGAATTTTTTAGTGAGCTCATTGCGCCAAATGATAAACTTTACGATTATCTGGAGGATTATCGCATCACATGGACAGATGATTTCCCGGTAATTAATACTACAATCGTTAAGAAATTAGGTAAGATAAAACCCAATTCTCCTGAAACTTCCATTTTGCCTAAGCTATACAAAGATGCCGAAGATGAGCATTTTGCCAGAAATCTATTGCGACGTTCTGTAGAAAATGATTCTATGCTTGAGGCTGAGATTGAAGGGAACACGCCCAACTGGGATCAGGATAGAATTGCGATCCTGGATAAGATATTACTAAAAATGGCTTTAGGGGAATTTTTACTATTTTCTTCGATACCTATTAAAGTAACAATCAATGAGTATCTCGAGCTGGCCAAAGAATATAGCACTCCTAAAAGTAGTGTTTTTATCAATGGTGTACTTGATCGCCTTGTAAAGCAATATGCTAATGAAAAGCGCCTAAACAAAATAGGGCGTGGTCTAGTGGAGTAA
- a CDS encoding DUF1573 domain-containing protein, translating to MKKLVITLSAVLALGFTSCKDKGNASNMVKSENVEMAASRDASSSSMATMEFEETEFDFGKISRGTNVEHVFKFKNNGDAPLVIVNATSTCGCTVPEPPKEPIAPGEEGELLVKYNGSGLNEVTKVVTVTANTQNGSEQLKIKAFVEPADGTAPAKS from the coding sequence ATGAAAAAATTAGTGATTACCTTAAGTGCAGTACTAGCACTTGGATTTACTTCTTGTAAAGATAAGGGCAATGCTTCTAATATGGTTAAAAGCGAGAATGTTGAAATGGCTGCCAGTAGGGATGCCAGTTCATCTTCTATGGCCACTATGGAGTTTGAAGAGACTGAGTTTGACTTCGGTAAAATTTCCCGTGGAACCAATGTGGAGCATGTTTTTAAATTTAAGAACAATGGCGACGCGCCCTTAGTGATTGTCAACGCAACCAGTACTTGTGGCTGTACCGTTCCTGAACCTCCAAAAGAGCCAATCGCTCCAGGTGAAGAAGGCGAACTTTTAGTAAAATATAATGGTAGTGGTCTTAACGAAGTGACTAAAGTCGTTACGGTAACTGCAAATACGCAAAATGGTTCTGAACAATTAAAGATCAAAGCCTTTGTTGAACCTGCTGACGGAACCGCACCAGCTAAAAGCTAA
- a CDS encoding quinone-dependent dihydroorotate dehydrogenase → MYTKILRPLLFKFDPENVHHFSFKMIKIINKLGLGPLVRSLYTIEDKRLEREVFGLKFKNPVGLAAGFDKDAKLYNELSNFGFGFIEIGTLTPKPQAGNPKKRLFRLKEDHAIVNRMGFNNGGVDEAVKRLRKNKGVLIGGNIGKNKSTPNEDAASDYIYSFEALFDYVDYFVVNVSSPNTPNLRELQEKRPLKKLLNALMKINGGVARKPKPILLKIAPDLTDTQLMDIIDIVESTGIAGVIATNTTTDRQNLSSNNKKEQGGLSGKPLKKKSTEIIKFLSQHSSTHFPIIGVGGINNAEDALEKLAAGASLIQVYTGFIYEGPNIIKEINMKLINRTP, encoded by the coding sequence ATGTATACAAAGATTTTAAGACCCCTACTTTTTAAGTTTGACCCAGAAAATGTTCATCATTTTAGTTTTAAAATGATCAAAATCATAAACAAACTTGGCTTGGGGCCTCTTGTAAGGTCACTTTATACCATAGAAGATAAGCGACTTGAAAGAGAGGTTTTTGGGCTTAAATTTAAGAATCCAGTGGGACTTGCGGCTGGTTTTGATAAAGATGCGAAACTTTATAACGAACTTTCTAATTTTGGTTTTGGCTTTATAGAAATAGGTACTTTAACACCAAAACCTCAGGCAGGTAATCCTAAAAAGCGTCTTTTTCGCTTGAAAGAAGATCATGCCATTGTGAACCGTATGGGTTTTAATAATGGTGGTGTGGATGAAGCGGTAAAGCGACTCAGAAAAAATAAAGGCGTCCTAATAGGCGGGAACATAGGTAAGAATAAATCTACCCCGAATGAAGATGCAGCTTCAGATTATATCTACAGTTTTGAGGCGCTTTTTGATTATGTTGATTATTTTGTAGTAAATGTTAGTTCGCCTAATACTCCTAATTTAAGGGAATTACAGGAAAAGAGGCCTTTAAAGAAATTGCTCAATGCCCTTATGAAAATAAATGGTGGCGTAGCACGAAAACCAAAACCCATATTGCTCAAGATTGCCCCAGATCTCACTGATACCCAACTTATGGATATTATTGATATAGTTGAGAGTACGGGTATTGCAGGTGTGATAGCGACAAATACAACCACAGACCGTCAAAATCTTAGTAGTAATAATAAAAAGGAACAGGGCGGTCTTAGTGGTAAACCATTAAAAAAGAAATCTACTGAGATCATTAAATTTCTTTCGCAACACAGTTCAACACACTTTCCCATAATTGGCGTAGGAGGGATCAATAATGCTGAAGATGCTCTTGAAAAGCTTGCAGCCGGTGCATCGCTTATTCAAGTATATACCGGTTTTATATATGAAGGACCAAATATTATAAAAGAAATTAACATGAAATTAATAAATAGAACCCCTTAA
- the yajC gene encoding preprotein translocase subunit YajC — MENLTQFLPIILMVLVVYLFMIRPQMQRQKKEKKFAEELKRGDRVVTKSGLHGKVLELNNDGTCILESGAGKLKYERSALSLEMSKKLNEPATPVKK, encoded by the coding sequence ATGGAAAATTTAACCCAATTTTTGCCTATAATTTTAATGGTACTGGTTGTGTATCTTTTTATGATACGCCCACAGATGCAACGGCAAAAAAAGGAGAAGAAATTTGCTGAAGAGCTCAAAAGAGGGGATCGCGTTGTTACTAAATCTGGACTTCATGGTAAAGTGCTGGAATTGAATAATGATGGTACCTGTATTCTAGAATCTGGTGCTGGCAAGTTAAAATATGAACGTTCTGCGCTTTCATTAGAAATGAGCAAGAAATTGAATGAACCAGCTACTCCTGTTAAGAAATAG
- the pepT gene encoding peptidase T — MIDKNKLIDRFLTYVKIDTQSDPLSNETPSTAKQWDLARLLARQLKEMGLDDVSIDNNGYIMASLPANVSEKVPVIGFIAHYDTTPDFTGTGVNPQRIDNYDGQDITLNQEKNIVLRSTEFDELLDYKGQTLITTDGNTLLGADDKAGITEIMEAFSYLIAHPEIKHGTLKIGFTPDEEIGRGAHKFDVEKFGADWAYTMDGSQLGELEYENFNAAGAKITIKGKSVHPGYAKGKMRNSIYIAQDFINSLPRMETPEHTSDREGFFHLNGIRGDVEETHLDYIIRDHDTKHFNARKAFIFKLAEEINAQYEEEIITIQIKDQYKNMREKIEPMMHIVDLAEKAMRATGIKPIIKPIRGGTDGSQLSFMGLPCPNIFAGGHNFHGRFEYVPAESMVKATEVIVKIAELAIDI; from the coding sequence ATGATCGATAAAAATAAACTCATTGACCGATTTTTAACCTACGTGAAAATCGATACCCAAAGTGATCCTTTGAGTAATGAAACTCCCAGTACCGCAAAACAATGGGATCTGGCCCGGCTACTGGCAAGGCAATTAAAAGAGATGGGACTTGATGATGTGAGCATTGACAACAATGGGTATATAATGGCAAGTCTTCCCGCAAATGTATCTGAAAAGGTACCGGTAATAGGTTTTATAGCGCATTATGATACAACACCAGATTTTACGGGAACAGGAGTAAATCCCCAGCGTATAGACAACTACGATGGACAGGATATTACGCTCAATCAGGAAAAAAACATTGTACTGCGATCCACTGAATTTGATGAGCTTCTGGATTATAAGGGACAAACACTTATTACAACAGATGGAAACACATTACTGGGAGCAGATGACAAGGCAGGTATTACCGAAATAATGGAAGCATTTTCCTACCTGATTGCGCATCCCGAAATTAAACACGGAACCTTAAAAATAGGCTTTACTCCAGACGAGGAAATAGGGCGAGGCGCACACAAATTCGATGTTGAAAAATTTGGGGCAGACTGGGCATATACAATGGACGGGAGTCAGCTTGGTGAACTCGAGTATGAGAATTTTAATGCAGCCGGGGCAAAGATTACAATTAAAGGAAAGAGCGTTCACCCGGGGTACGCAAAAGGTAAAATGCGTAATAGCATATATATTGCACAGGATTTTATCAACTCGCTGCCCCGTATGGAGACACCAGAACATACCAGTGATCGAGAAGGTTTCTTCCATCTTAATGGGATCAGGGGAGACGTTGAAGAGACCCACCTTGATTATATCATAAGAGATCATGATACGAAGCATTTTAACGCGAGAAAGGCTTTTATTTTCAAACTGGCCGAAGAGATCAATGCTCAATATGAGGAGGAGATCATTACTATCCAGATTAAGGATCAGTACAAAAACATGCGCGAGAAAATCGAACCTATGATGCATATCGTTGATCTTGCGGAAAAAGCGATGCGGGCGACTGGCATAAAACCTATAATAAAACCCATACGTGGTGGTACAGATGGCTCTCAACTCTCTTTTATGGGATTACCCTGTCCCAATATCTTTGCAGGGGGCCATAACTTTCATGGAAGGTTTGAATATGTACCGGCAGAGAGCATGGTCAAAGCCACGGAAGTAATTGTAAAAATCGCCGAGCTTGCGATAGATATATAA